In Rahnella aquatilis CIP 78.65 = ATCC 33071, one DNA window encodes the following:
- a CDS encoding MliC family protein, with protein MKKAIIATLAGLTLAGCSQFSHQTESPTEELHYQCGTLPLTVTLDKPAQQVNMVLDGEQLKLKQVEAASGTQYSDGRYTFWSKGNQAFVQRGENVIIDDCVQK; from the coding sequence ATGAAGAAGGCGATTATCGCTACGTTAGCAGGATTAACACTGGCAGGATGCAGCCAGTTCAGCCACCAGACCGAAAGTCCGACAGAAGAATTGCACTACCAGTGCGGTACCTTACCGTTGACAGTCACGCTGGATAAACCGGCGCAGCAGGTCAATATGGTTCTCGATGGTGAACAGCTGAAACTGAAACAGGTTGAGGCTGCTTCCGGCACGCAATACAGCGATGGCCGTTACACGTTCTGGTCTAAAGGTAATCAGGCTTTTGTGCAGCGCGGTGAGAATGTGATTATCGACGACTGCGTCCAAAAATAA
- the anmK gene encoding anhydro-N-acetylmuramic acid kinase, whose translation MKSGRYIGVMSGTSLDGVDVVLAAIDEHRVAQQASYSHPIPLALKNAILGMCQGQPVTLEQVGTLDTQLGILFGEAVLGLLKSANISPDEVTAIGCHGQTVWHQPKGDTTFSMQLGDNNRIAAMTGITTVGDFRRRDMAWGGQGAPLVPAFHQALLADPAERRMILNIGGIANLSMLLPGQPVRGYDTGPGNMLMDAWIWRHLAQPYDKGAEWANQGRVNLRLLQQMLSDPYFAEPAPKSTGREYFNMGWLEKQLARASDISPSDVQATLAELTAVSIAEQVQLTGGCDRLMVCGGGARNPLLMARLSAMLPGTEVCTTDACGISGDDMEALAFAWLAFRTLSGQPGNLPSVTGASRETLLGAIYPVVSIRP comes from the coding sequence ATGAAGTCAGGTCGCTATATCGGTGTGATGTCCGGCACCAGTCTCGACGGTGTCGACGTCGTGCTGGCTGCAATAGATGAGCATAGGGTCGCGCAGCAAGCCAGCTATTCACATCCTATTCCTCTAGCTTTGAAAAACGCGATCCTCGGCATGTGCCAGGGGCAACCGGTCACACTCGAACAGGTCGGGACGCTCGATACTCAGTTGGGTATTTTGTTTGGTGAGGCCGTTTTGGGCTTGCTGAAAAGTGCCAATATCTCGCCTGACGAAGTGACCGCCATTGGTTGCCACGGGCAAACTGTCTGGCATCAGCCGAAAGGCGACACGACGTTTTCGATGCAACTGGGGGATAATAACCGCATTGCGGCCATGACCGGCATTACCACCGTGGGCGATTTTCGTCGCCGGGATATGGCGTGGGGCGGTCAGGGCGCGCCTCTGGTGCCTGCTTTCCATCAGGCATTGCTGGCTGATCCCGCCGAACGTCGCATGATCCTTAATATCGGCGGCATCGCGAATCTTTCGATGCTGTTGCCGGGCCAGCCGGTGCGGGGTTACGACACCGGTCCGGGAAATATGCTGATGGATGCGTGGATCTGGCGTCATCTCGCACAGCCGTATGATAAAGGCGCTGAATGGGCAAATCAGGGGCGGGTGAACTTACGTTTGCTCCAGCAGATGTTGTCGGATCCTTACTTTGCCGAACCGGCACCGAAAAGTACCGGGCGCGAATATTTCAATATGGGGTGGCTGGAAAAGCAACTGGCGCGTGCTTCGGACATCTCCCCGTCGGATGTGCAGGCGACGCTGGCTGAACTGACTGCGGTAAGCATTGCCGAGCAGGTGCAACTGACCGGCGGCTGCGACCGGCTGATGGTGTGTGGCGGCGGGGCGCGCAACCCGTTACTGATGGCGAGGCTCTCCGCGATGCTGCCGGGCACGGAAGTTTGCACCACGGATGCCTGCGGTATCAGCGGTGATGACATGGAAGCACTGGCGTTTGCCTGGCTGGCATTCCGCACGCTATCCGGTCAGCCTGGCAATTTGCCGTCGGTCACAGGCGCAAGTCGTGAAACGCTGCTCGGCGCGATTTATCCGGTCGTTTCAATCCGTCCCTGA
- a CDS encoding glycine zipper 2TM domain-containing protein gives MIKRLLVVALAGVSLAGCVSDNSLSGDVYSASQAKQIQQVTYGTIVSTRAVQIQGGDDANIVGALGGAVLGGFLGNTVGGGTGRSLATAAGAVAGGVAGQGVQSSLNRSNGVELQIRRDDGSTIQVVQKAGATKFSVGQRVSMASSGSTITVSPGA, from the coding sequence ATGATTAAGCGTTTACTTGTCGTCGCCCTTGCCGGCGTTTCCCTTGCTGGCTGCGTGAGCGATAACTCTCTGTCCGGCGATGTCTACTCCGCATCCCAGGCGAAGCAAATTCAGCAAGTGACCTACGGGACCATTGTGTCTACCCGTGCAGTACAAATCCAGGGTGGTGATGATGCAAACATCGTCGGCGCACTGGGTGGTGCAGTATTGGGTGGTTTCCTGGGGAATACCGTCGGTGGTGGCACTGGTCGTAGTCTGGCAACCGCTGCAGGTGCAGTCGCAGGTGGCGTTGCCGGTCAGGGTGTGCAAAGTTCGCTTAACCGTTCAAACGGTGTAGAACTGCAGATTCGTCGTGATGACGGTTCGACCATTCAGGTGGTTCAGAAAGCCGGTGCAACCAAATTCAGCGTCGGTCAGCGTGTCAGCATGGCCAGCAGCGGCAGCACCATTACTGTCTCTCCTGGCGCCTGA
- the slyA gene encoding transcriptional regulator SlyA, with protein MESNLGSDLARLVRAWRALIDDRLKPLELTQTHWVTLHNINMLPPEQSQIQLAKAIGIEQPSLVRTLDQLEEKKLITRQTCASDRRAKRIKLTEEAAPIINEMESVIDSTRKEILSGMSSSEIELLGGMLSRLEKNIASLQSKS; from the coding sequence TTGGAATCGAATCTGGGGTCAGATCTAGCACGATTAGTTCGTGCCTGGCGTGCGTTGATTGACGATCGGTTAAAACCGTTGGAACTCACGCAAACACATTGGGTAACACTGCATAATATCAATATGTTACCTCCGGAGCAGTCTCAAATTCAGCTGGCGAAAGCCATCGGGATTGAGCAACCGTCTCTGGTTCGTACGCTCGATCAACTGGAAGAAAAGAAGCTGATCACCCGTCAGACGTGTGCGAGCGATCGCCGCGCCAAGCGGATCAAGCTGACTGAAGAAGCCGCGCCGATCATTAATGAAATGGAATCCGTTATTGATTCCACGCGTAAAGAGATTTTGTCCGGCATGTCTTCTTCGGAAATCGAACTCCTGGGCGGGATGTTGTCCCGGCTGGAAAAAAATATTGCTTCCCTGCAAAGCAAATCATAA
- a CDS encoding DUF1656 domain-containing protein, translating into MFHSGFPLQDLVLGASLYFPPMFKAFLLGLVFWLLIHRVLRDWIYSGEVWHPTLMDLSLFVISICAALMLMVNL; encoded by the coding sequence ATGTTTCACTCAGGCTTCCCGCTACAGGATCTGGTCCTGGGTGCCTCACTTTATTTCCCCCCGATGTTCAAAGCTTTTTTACTGGGGTTAGTATTCTGGCTTTTGATACACCGCGTGCTGCGTGATTGGATTTATTCCGGTGAAGTCTGGCATCCCACCCTGATGGATTTATCTCTTTTTGTGATCTCTATTTGTGCCGCACTGATGCTTATGGTGAACCTCTGA
- a CDS encoding HlyD family secretion protein: MKFKTLKYFSTVLVFAVAICAGWWMWNYYMQSPWTRDGKVRAEIVNITPEVSGRIIEINIHDNQFVKSGYPLFSLDPVPFKIAVDNADAAVAKAAADLAKANHEAHRRRGLGANIISAESLDEANINAKAMQAAYQAAQASLEQAKWNLSKTTIVAPADGYITNLQTRRGNYATAGTPLVGLVDIHSFYILGYFEETKLKNIREGSMADITLFNGNTPLQGRVESIGRAIYDQSLDTPEDLLMNVKPNVPWVRLAQRVPVRIKLENVPEHAVLVAGTTCTISIRH; encoded by the coding sequence ATGAAATTTAAGACGCTAAAATATTTCTCTACCGTGCTGGTTTTTGCGGTCGCAATTTGTGCAGGCTGGTGGATGTGGAATTATTATATGCAATCGCCCTGGACGCGTGACGGCAAAGTACGCGCCGAAATTGTCAATATCACGCCGGAAGTTTCCGGGCGCATTATTGAAATAAATATCCATGATAACCAGTTTGTTAAAAGCGGATATCCGTTATTCAGTCTGGATCCGGTGCCTTTTAAAATCGCTGTCGATAATGCCGACGCTGCGGTAGCTAAAGCCGCCGCTGATTTAGCCAAAGCCAATCACGAAGCCCACCGACGACGGGGGCTTGGCGCTAATATTATTTCCGCCGAATCGCTTGATGAAGCCAATATCAATGCCAAAGCCATGCAGGCAGCCTATCAGGCTGCACAGGCGTCATTAGAACAGGCCAAATGGAATCTGAGCAAAACCACTATTGTTGCGCCAGCTGATGGTTATATCACCAATCTGCAAACCCGCCGCGGAAACTATGCCACTGCAGGGACACCGCTGGTCGGGCTGGTGGATATTCATTCTTTCTATATTCTTGGGTATTTTGAAGAAACAAAACTCAAAAATATTCGCGAAGGCAGCATGGCGGATATCACGCTATTTAACGGCAATACTCCGTTGCAGGGCCGGGTCGAAAGTATTGGCCGGGCTATTTATGATCAGAGCCTCGATACGCCGGAAGATTTGCTGATGAATGTGAAACCGAACGTGCCGTGGGTACGGCTGGCACAGCGCGTACCGGTACGTATTAAGCTTGAGAACGTGCCGGAACATGCAGTGCTGGTCGCCGGGACCACCTGCACCATTTCGATTCGCCATTAA
- a CDS encoding FUSC family protein, with protein MNLSWLEWKNTPWGKATWGQWRYALRNSIAMILALYIAFEFQMDEPYWALTSAAVVSFPTVGGVISKSIGRIIGSLLGAMGAVFIAGHCLNEPWLFTFAIAAWLGICTYVSNHYQNNVSYAFALAGYTAAIIAFSTVDVTDPTQIFDIAQARVGEVITGILCGGFMMMVLPSTSDGDALLTSLRKMHTQLLEHAQLLWRTEISDQIRTSHEGVIGQILTMNLLRIQAFWSHYRLRRQNNVVNYLLHQQLRMTSYISSLRRMLLNWPHPPENLQEVLAVLLDELRKPDTDKYKLSRILLHIQPLDTADFRHQAFWLRLRDFCWLYLRSDRWLQRVENANEAEAETLRPPKISHLAQHTDTLEAAYNGLRTFLCIVTGCAFWMTTQWDSGAGAVALTAVSCVLYSSTASPISSVTLLIKSLGLLFVGCFLLKFGLMVQIDSFWVFCAFFLPMLVTMQMMKLQYKRYAGLWGQMIVFIGSFLAVTNPPDFDYQSFMNDGVAKIAGVMLAGIAFQVLRPSSDKRKSRRIIRALRRDFMDQLSRKPALSHFQFESLIYHRMNQLNQSKDHISRTWLLRWGVVLLNCSHIVWQLREWETRSDPLSAVRDVCIHCLKGVMTERGVSHENLDATLTELMRMSNSLAHHPEPAARELAGVIWRLYCSLSQLQQAISTEDGLAVSATKPA; from the coding sequence GTGAATCTTTCCTGGCTCGAATGGAAAAATACGCCGTGGGGAAAAGCCACGTGGGGACAATGGCGCTATGCCCTGCGTAATTCCATCGCAATGATACTTGCACTTTATATCGCTTTTGAATTTCAGATGGACGAGCCTTACTGGGCCCTGACCTCGGCGGCAGTGGTGAGTTTCCCCACCGTCGGTGGCGTTATCAGTAAAAGTATCGGGCGGATCATTGGCAGTCTGCTGGGTGCCATGGGCGCGGTGTTTATTGCCGGGCATTGTCTGAATGAACCCTGGCTCTTCACGTTTGCCATTGCCGCATGGCTGGGGATTTGTACCTACGTCTCCAATCATTATCAGAACAACGTCTCTTATGCGTTTGCGCTGGCGGGTTACACGGCAGCCATCATCGCGTTCTCCACCGTAGACGTCACCGATCCGACACAAATTTTTGATATCGCACAGGCGCGTGTCGGCGAGGTCATCACCGGTATTTTGTGCGGGGGTTTTATGATGATGGTGTTGCCCAGCACTTCCGACGGCGACGCTCTGCTCACCTCGCTGCGCAAAATGCACACCCAGTTGCTGGAACATGCGCAATTGTTGTGGCGGACAGAAATCTCAGATCAGATCAGAACGTCGCACGAAGGGGTGATCGGCCAGATCCTGACCATGAATCTTCTGCGTATTCAGGCATTCTGGAGCCATTACCGCCTGCGCCGCCAAAATAATGTTGTGAATTATCTGCTGCATCAGCAATTACGCATGACCAGCTACATTTCCAGCCTGCGCCGGATGCTGCTGAACTGGCCTCATCCCCCTGAAAATTTGCAGGAGGTACTGGCTGTTTTGCTTGACGAACTTCGTAAGCCGGATACGGATAAATACAAGCTGTCCCGAATTCTGCTGCATATTCAGCCCCTTGATACGGCTGATTTCCGTCATCAGGCTTTCTGGTTACGTTTACGTGATTTTTGCTGGCTGTATCTTCGCAGTGATCGGTGGTTACAGCGGGTAGAAAATGCCAACGAAGCCGAAGCCGAAACTCTCCGGCCACCGAAAATCAGCCATCTTGCCCAGCACACCGATACCCTCGAAGCCGCATATAACGGGCTGCGGACTTTTTTGTGTATTGTCACCGGTTGCGCCTTCTGGATGACAACGCAGTGGGATTCCGGTGCCGGTGCGGTGGCGCTGACAGCCGTCAGTTGCGTGCTGTATTCCTCCACGGCCTCGCCGATCAGTAGTGTCACGCTGCTAATAAAATCACTGGGATTGCTGTTTGTTGGCTGTTTTTTGCTGAAATTCGGGCTGATGGTACAGATTGACAGCTTCTGGGTGTTCTGCGCCTTCTTCCTGCCGATGTTAGTGACGATGCAGATGATGAAACTACAATACAAACGTTACGCCGGTTTATGGGGGCAGATGATCGTGTTTATAGGATCGTTTTTAGCTGTCACCAATCCACCGGACTTCGATTATCAGTCATTTATGAATGACGGCGTGGCAAAAATTGCCGGTGTCATGCTGGCCGGGATTGCCTTTCAGGTGTTAAGGCCAAGTTCTGATAAACGTAAAAGCCGTCGCATTATCCGCGCCCTGCGTCGTGATTTTATGGATCAGCTCAGCCGTAAACCCGCGCTGAGCCATTTCCAGTTCGAATCCCTGATTTATCACCGGATGAATCAGCTCAATCAAAGTAAAGATCACATCTCACGAACCTGGTTGTTGCGCTGGGGCGTGGTGCTGCTCAATTGCAGCCATATTGTCTGGCAGTTGCGCGAATGGGAAACCCGCTCGGATCCGCTGTCTGCGGTGCGGGACGTGTGTATTCACTGCCTGAAAGGGGTGATGACTGAGCGCGGCGTCAGCCATGAAAACCTTGACGCCACGCTGACTGAGTTAATGCGGATGAGCAATTCCCTGGCTCACCATCCGGAACCTGCGGCACGTGAGCTGGCGGGGGTGATCTGGCGCTTATACTGCTCGCTTTCACAATTGCAGCAGGCCATCTCGACAGAAGATGGCCTGGCGGTCAGCGCCACAAAACCCGCGTGA
- a CDS encoding aldo/keto reductase gives MEARTPISPQGPVFSTLICGYWRLMEWNMTPQQVLAFMEQHVEMGITTADHADIYGGYQCEAAFGEALRLKPSLREKMQLVSKCGIATTADPDNKIGHYITDTQYIVDRAEKSLRNLSTDYLDLLLIHRPDPLMDADEVAEAFTQLHKSGKVKHFGVSNFTPAQFSLLQSRLPFSLVTNQVEISPIHQPAILDGTLDLCQQLRIKPMAWSCLGGGRLFSDAQFQPLREELQAVANEMSADTIEQVVYAWVMRLPSQPLPIIGSGKIERVQSALKSLSLEMTRQQWFRIRKAALGFDVP, from the coding sequence GCGGCTGATGGAATGGAACATGACGCCGCAACAGGTTCTGGCATTCATGGAACAGCACGTTGAGATGGGCATTACGACAGCCGATCATGCAGATATTTATGGCGGCTATCAGTGCGAAGCGGCATTTGGTGAGGCGTTGCGCCTTAAACCTTCGTTGCGCGAAAAAATGCAACTTGTCAGTAAATGCGGCATCGCCACCACGGCAGATCCCGACAACAAAATCGGCCATTACATTACGGATACGCAGTACATCGTAGATCGTGCGGAGAAATCATTGCGCAATCTGAGTACTGACTATCTGGATTTATTGCTGATCCACCGTCCGGATCCGCTGATGGATGCCGATGAAGTTGCTGAGGCATTCACGCAGTTGCATAAGAGCGGCAAAGTCAAACATTTCGGCGTGTCCAACTTTACCCCGGCACAGTTCAGCCTGTTGCAGTCGCGTCTGCCGTTTTCGCTGGTGACCAATCAGGTAGAGATTTCTCCCATCCATCAGCCTGCCATTCTTGACGGGACATTGGATCTTTGCCAGCAACTGCGCATCAAACCGATGGCATGGTCCTGTCTGGGTGGCGGCCGTCTGTTCAGCGATGCACAATTCCAGCCGCTGCGTGAGGAACTTCAGGCTGTCGCGAATGAAATGAGCGCAGACACCATCGAGCAGGTGGTCTACGCCTGGGTCATGCGCCTGCCGTCTCAGCCGCTGCCGATTATCGGCTCGGGTAAAATCGAGCGCGTACAGTCGGCGCTGAAATCATTGTCTCTGGAAATGACGCGTCAGCAATGGTTCCGCATTCGTAAAGCCGCATTAGGATTTGATGTTCCTTAA